A region from the Drosophila ananassae strain 14024-0371.13 chromosome 2L, ASM1763931v2, whole genome shotgun sequence genome encodes:
- the LOC6501495 gene encoding endoplasmic reticulum mannosyl-oligosaccharide 1,2-alpha-mannosidase, with protein sequence MKDGGHITLTLSTGSVDERGRKSLRRAWNQLPRCQRNLIILGITAFCVTVLLCLSGDQLIASSLKDSEEKLPMVAPYHMRQQNPHHHPSNDKDRAEVTPAPPALVSEDKQAPRRESENDKFNEAYAEVNSAENVVRLPETVAAVLPQAVALPAPDNTKNQDMGGIDILNNVEEPFEQQPSDPLGETEQLDLAIKNPLHLGGVSFKEHLHKIRPLLAKGQHFHGASNERQSAVVAAFKHSWAGYKKYAWGHDNLKPISQYSHEWFGLGLSIVDSLDTMYIMGLDDEFKEARDWVENSLRFDTKRDVNLFEVTIRVLGGLLAAYHLSGDTMFLAKASELGNRLLPAFSSPSGIPYSDVNLGDLSAHSPKWSPDSSTSEVTTIQLEFRDLSRSTNVSIYEQVAHKVNEKVHELDKKHGLVPIFINANTGTFRNYATISLGARGDSYYEYLLKQWVQTGRKDNDILILDYMQAIDGVLTELMRRTPREHWVYIGELINGKDFKPKMDHLTCYLPGTLLLGHQNGMPDSHLILARDLMDTCYQTYMMNPTHLAAEISYFALTEKDDQDIYVKPNDAHNLLRPEFIESLYYFYALTGNRTYQDMGWTIFQAFETHTKVNAGYTSLGNVKNAQNTRMRDLMESFWLSETLKYFYLLFSDNRKEIDLEQWVFNSEGHPLPVYSLKT encoded by the exons ATGAAGGACGGCGGTCACATAACACTCACACTCTCGACGGGCTCTGTTGACGAGCGGGGCAGGAAGAGCTTGCGGCGG gcTTGGAATCAGTTGCCGCGTTGTCAGCGTAACCTCATTATATTGGGCATAACGGCCTTCTGTGTGACGGTGCTTCTATGCCTCAGTGGCGATCAGCTGATTGCCTCCAGTCTCAAGGACTCGGAAGAGAAGCTACCCATGGTGGCGCCTTATCACATGCGACAACAGAACCCACACCATCACCCCTCAAACGACAAGGATCGAGCCGAAGTCACGCCTGCTCCTCCGGCTTTGGTTTCGGAAGATAAGCAAGCGCCGCGTCGGGAGTCGGAAAATGATAAG tttaatgAGGCGTACGCCGAAGTGAACTCTGCTGAGAACGTCGTCCGGCTGCCGGAAACGGTGGCAGCCGTCCTTCCACAAGCTGTGGCCTTGCCGGCACCCGATAATACCAAGAATCAGGATATGGGTGGGATTGATATTTTGAACAATGTAGAGGAACCCTTTGAGCAGCAGCCAAGTGATCCGCTGGGCGAAACTGAGCAGCTGGACCTGGCTATTAAGAATCCGCTTCACCTTGGAGGTGTTAGTTTCAAGGAGCATCTGCATAAGATTCGTCCTCTCCTGGCGAAGGGTCAGCACTTCCATGGAGCTTCCAACGAGCGACAATCGGCGGTGGTAGCCGCCTTCAAGCACTCCTGGGCCGGCTACAAGAAGTACGCCTGGGGCCATGACAACCTGAAACCCATCTCGCAATACTCTCATGAGTGGTTTGGCCTGGGCCTGAGCATTGTTGATTCTTTAGATACCATGTATATAATGGGACTGGATGATG AGTTCAAAGAGGCCCGCGATTGGGTGGAGAATTCGTTGCGCTTTGATACCAAGCGTGATGTGAATCTCTTCGAGGTAACCATTCGAGTGCTGGGTGGACTTCTGGCTGCCTATCATCTAAGTGGGGACACTATGTTCCTGGCCAAGGCTTCGGAGTTGGGCAATCGCTTGTTGCCTGCCTTCTCTTCGCCCTCCGGGATTCCATACTCGGATGTCAATCTCGGCGACCTTTCAGCCCACTCACCCAAGTGGTCGCCCGATAGTTCCACCAGCGAGGTGACCACCATTCAGCTGGAATTCCGTGATTTAAGTCGCTCCACAAACGTTTCAATATACGAACAA gTCGCCCACAAGGTAAACGAAAAAGTGCATGAGCTCGATAAAAAACACGGACTAGTGCCCATATTCATCAATGCTAATACTGGGACATTCCGCAACTATGCAACTATTTCTCTGGGAGCGCGTGGTGACTCTTACTACGAGTATCTACTGAAGCAGTGGGTGCAGACCGGCCGCAAAGATAATGACAT CCTTATCTTGGATTACATGCAAGCTATTGACGGAGTGCTAACCGAGCTGATGCGTCGCACTCCGCGCGAGCACTGGGTCTATATTGGCGAACTCATTAACGGCAAAGACTTCAAGCCAAAAATGGATCATCTCACGTGTTACCTGCCTGGAACTTTGTTGCTGGGTCACCAGAACGGCATGCCGGACTCGCATCTGATACTCGCCAGGGACTTGATGGACACTTGCTACCAAACGTACATGATGAATCCCACCCATTTGGCGGCAGAAATTTCCTACTTCGCCCTCACCGAAAAGGACGATCAGGATATTTATGTGAAGCCGAATGATGCCCACAACCTGTTGCGGCCGGAGTTCATAGAGAGTCTGTATTACTTCTATGCCCTGACGGGAAATCGCACATACCAGGATATGGGCTGGACCATCTTCCAGGCATTTGAGACCCACACCAAGGTCAATGCTGGTTACACCTCGCTGGGCAACGTTAAAAACGCTCAAAACACACGCATGCGTGATCTGATGGAAAGTTTCTGGCTAAGCGAAACACTTAAGTACTTCTACTTGCTGTTCAGCGACAACCGCAAGGAAATCGACCTGGAGCAATGGGTTTTCAACTCGGAGGGCCATCCACTGCCGGTCTATTCGCTCAAGACTTAA
- the LOC6499074 gene encoding uncharacterized protein LOC6499074 isoform X1, producing MNFYVLSWLMFFLAPGGCPIYSIDLSTLEVQSNDFQNELTLQSMLNSELRQYRNGLNERLSGKPLSFDKFIDPPGPKVPLPVDLDLELKHPEWLLDVQRLRSGERSVKESDSDFLGTNLFSGPEKHCFSTEDIALMSARRDFELLVPKSYPNQCMISDSVVKMLIRYFNTVNQIVKKMSDDETRRLLQMALYDSLGGYLRFYLVPAAQMSFYAGRLKLNTVESLVKLYRQCRTALNTNGNGWRSPSKDIVTQFKMSKIEPLKPPKSGRAEDDASCCAFLDQSQIKAADQGQMIVPLPCLEAMDENGNLNNIYLPFRKKRIYNLRAPRSAFIVVKFFETLTNCHRFQGINQAEYNRRLLSWIRENVQLHYTDEQFYPGLGGILQIEQTILSQKQPEEKCEKEEEEKRAKEEEEKCEKADNAERTEYTEKTEEEKCETEEPEMNEEEIDSAPREDTRKLSRSANHWKIEEKHPKKEHHDQMTKTLEGEEPTSEVEQCRECDNDDTLIWCIAAFLALLLLLILLIICCCMRKGRKKKPVDEEAGHEKPKKKKEEHPEEKPRDEPHEKEKTRKDRAYYSGSSRFSGKSQSQDPNGSRTSSSSIACQFNRKCMPLSFHSKGDHNNAEKHKEKRRKRDAMTKVLPSFVSTDSSPRSMLRSPPGPLPMRSPSMSAHSEYPPNTDSDDVSRERERKMDRVYGVDSRQLRRKQLQKGRRETTGSSEDKKDSSPERRRPSRVKIAETDESTEDRNLVRKLSREKAKPKESKTRLKGGADSVKESPSWETTFEDS from the exons ATGAACTTTTATGTGCTCTCCTGGCTGATGTTCTTTCTGGCGCCCGGAGGCTGTCCTATCTATAGCATCGACCTGTCCACTCTGGAGGTGCAAAGCAACGACTTCCAGAACGAGCTGACCCTGCAATCGATGCTCAACTCCGAGCTGCGTCAGTACCGGAATGGCCTCAACGAAAGGCTGAGCGGGAAGCCCCTGAGCTTCGACAAATTTATTGATCCTCCTGGCCCCAAAGTTCCGCTTCCGGTGGATCTTGATCTTGAATTGAAACACCCAGAATGGCTGTTGGATGTGCAACGACTGAGAAGCGGCGAAAGAAGTGTTAAGGAGTCGGATTCTGATTTCCTGGGAACAAATCTGTTCAGTGGCCCCGAGAAGCATTGCTTTTCCACGGAGGACATTGCTCTGATGTCCGCCCGCAGGGATTTTGAACTGCTGGTGCCGAAGTCCTATCCGAATCAGTGCATGATCAGTGACAGTGTGGTGAAAATGCTCATCAGGTACTTCAACACGGTGAACCAGATTGTGAAGAAGATGTCGGACGACGAGACGAGACGACTCCTGCAAATGGCTCTATACGATTCTCTGGGCGGCTACCTCCGCTTCTACCTAGTGCCGGCGGCCCAGATGTCCTTCTACGCCGGCCGCCTCAAGCTGAACACGGTGGAGTCCCTGGTGAAGCTCTATCGGCAATGCCGCACGGCTCTCAACACGAATGGGAATGGATGGCGATCGCCCAGCAAGGACATAGTGACCCAATTTAAAATGTCCAAGATCGAGCCTCTTAAGCCACCGAAGTCCGGTCGCGCCGAGGATGATGCCTCCTGTTGTGCCTTCCTGGATCAGAGCCAGATCAAGGCGGCGGACCAGGGCCAAATGATTGTCCCCCTGCCCTGTCTGGAGGCAATGGACGAGAACGGCAACCTGAACAACATTTATCTGCCCTTTCGGAAGAAGCGCATCTACAACCTGAGGGCTCCGCGCTCCGCCTTCATCGTGGTGAAGTTTTTCGAAACCCTGACCAACTGCCACCGATTCCAGGGCATAAACCAAGCCGAGTACAATCGCAGGCTGCTCTCCTGGATTCGCGAAAATGTCCAGCTCCACTACACAGATGAGCAATTCTATCCGGGATTGGGGGGTATCCTACAGATCGAACAGACCATCTTGAGTCAGAAGCAGCCGGAAGAGAAGTGTGAGAAGGAAGAGGAGGAGAAGCGTGCGAAGGAGGAAGAGGAGAAGTGTGAGAAGGCAGACAATGCAGAAAGGACCGAGTACACAGAAAAGACAGAGGAGGAGAAGTGTGAGACAGAGGAGCCGGAGATGAACGAGGAGGAGATTGATTCCGCGCCCAGGGAGGACACTCGCAAGCTGAGTCGCTCTGCCAACCACTGGAAGATTGAGGAAAAGCATCCGAAAAAGGAGCACCACGACCAAATGACCAAAACTCTCGAGGGCGAGGAACCGACATCGGAAGTGGAGCAGTGCCGGGAGTGCGACAATGACGACACCTTGATCTGGTGCATTGCCGCCTTCTTGGcgctcctgctgctcctcATCCTGCTCATCATTTGCTGCTGCATGCGAAAGGGCAGAAAGAAGAAGCCTGTGGACGAGGAGGCGGGTCACGAGAagcccaaaaagaaaaaagaggaGCATCCTGAGGAAAAGCCTCGCGACGAACCTCACGAGAAGGAAAAGACACGAAAGGACAGAGCCTACTACTCCGGATCCAGTCGCTTTAGTGGGAAATCGCAATCACAGGATC CAAATGGATCCCGGACCTCCAGCTCCTCGATAGCCTGCCAGTTTAACCGCAAGTGCATGCCCCTATCCTTCCATTCAAAGGGCGACCACAACAATGCTGAGAAGCACAAGGAAAAAAGAAGGAAGCGAGATGCCATGACGAAAGTGCTCCCATCGTTTGTGTCCACAGACTCCTCGCCGCGCAGCATGCTGCGATCTCCGCCAGGGCCGTTGCCTATGCGATCTCCCTCGATGTCAGCCCATTCGGAATACCCGCCCAACACCGATAGCGATGACGTGTCCAGGGAGAGGGAGAGAAAAATGGACAGGGTCTATGGCGTGGACTCTAGACAGCTGAGGCGGAAACAACTCCAAAAGGGCAGGAGAGAG ACGACTGGAAGCTCTGAAGACAAGAAGGACAGTTCACCGGAGAGGCGGAGGCCCAGCCGGGTGAAAATAG CAGAGACAGACGAGTCTACCGAAGATCGTAATCTGGTTAGAAAACTGAGTCGGGAAAAAGCCAAGCCCAAGGAGTCCAAGACCAGACTGAAGGGCGGCGCCGAT TCTGTTAAGGAATCACCAAGTTGGGAAACTACGTTCGAGGACAGTTAG
- the LOC6499074 gene encoding uncharacterized protein LOC6499074 isoform X2, with the protein MNFYVLSWLMFFLAPGGCPIYSIDLSTLEVQSNDFQNELTLQSMLNSELRQYRNGLNERLSGKPLSFDKFIDPPGPKVPLPVDLDLELKHPEWLLDVQRLRSGERSVKESDSDFLGTNLFSGPEKHCFSTEDIALMSARRDFELLVPKSYPNQCMISDSVVKMLIRYFNTVNQIVKKMSDDETRRLLQMALYDSLGGYLRFYLVPAAQMSFYAGRLKLNTVESLVKLYRQCRTALNTNGNGWRSPSKDIVTQFKMSKIEPLKPPKSGRAEDDASCCAFLDQSQIKAADQGQMIVPLPCLEAMDENGNLNNIYLPFRKKRIYNLRAPRSAFIVVKFFETLTNCHRFQGINQAEYNRRLLSWIRENVQLHYTDEQFYPGLGGILQIEQTILSQKQPEEKCEKEEEEKRAKEEEEKCEKADNAERTEYTEKTEEEKCETEEPEMNEEEIDSAPREDTRKLSRSANHWKIEEKHPKKEHHDQMTKTLEGEEPTSEVEQCRECDNDDTLIWCIAAFLALLLLLILLIICCCMRKGRKKKPVDEEAGHEKPKKKKEEHPEEKPRDEPHEKEKTRKDRAYYSGSSRFSGKSQSQDPNGSRTSSSSIACQFNRKCMPLSFHSKGDHNNAEKHKEKRRKRDAMTKVLPSFVSTDSSPRSMLRSPPGPLPMRSPSMSAHSEYPPNTDSDDVSRERERKMDRVYGVDSRQLRRKQLQKGRRETTGSSEDKKDSSPERRRPSRVKIETDESTEDRNLVRKLSREKAKPKESKTRLKGGADSVKESPSWETTFEDS; encoded by the exons ATGAACTTTTATGTGCTCTCCTGGCTGATGTTCTTTCTGGCGCCCGGAGGCTGTCCTATCTATAGCATCGACCTGTCCACTCTGGAGGTGCAAAGCAACGACTTCCAGAACGAGCTGACCCTGCAATCGATGCTCAACTCCGAGCTGCGTCAGTACCGGAATGGCCTCAACGAAAGGCTGAGCGGGAAGCCCCTGAGCTTCGACAAATTTATTGATCCTCCTGGCCCCAAAGTTCCGCTTCCGGTGGATCTTGATCTTGAATTGAAACACCCAGAATGGCTGTTGGATGTGCAACGACTGAGAAGCGGCGAAAGAAGTGTTAAGGAGTCGGATTCTGATTTCCTGGGAACAAATCTGTTCAGTGGCCCCGAGAAGCATTGCTTTTCCACGGAGGACATTGCTCTGATGTCCGCCCGCAGGGATTTTGAACTGCTGGTGCCGAAGTCCTATCCGAATCAGTGCATGATCAGTGACAGTGTGGTGAAAATGCTCATCAGGTACTTCAACACGGTGAACCAGATTGTGAAGAAGATGTCGGACGACGAGACGAGACGACTCCTGCAAATGGCTCTATACGATTCTCTGGGCGGCTACCTCCGCTTCTACCTAGTGCCGGCGGCCCAGATGTCCTTCTACGCCGGCCGCCTCAAGCTGAACACGGTGGAGTCCCTGGTGAAGCTCTATCGGCAATGCCGCACGGCTCTCAACACGAATGGGAATGGATGGCGATCGCCCAGCAAGGACATAGTGACCCAATTTAAAATGTCCAAGATCGAGCCTCTTAAGCCACCGAAGTCCGGTCGCGCCGAGGATGATGCCTCCTGTTGTGCCTTCCTGGATCAGAGCCAGATCAAGGCGGCGGACCAGGGCCAAATGATTGTCCCCCTGCCCTGTCTGGAGGCAATGGACGAGAACGGCAACCTGAACAACATTTATCTGCCCTTTCGGAAGAAGCGCATCTACAACCTGAGGGCTCCGCGCTCCGCCTTCATCGTGGTGAAGTTTTTCGAAACCCTGACCAACTGCCACCGATTCCAGGGCATAAACCAAGCCGAGTACAATCGCAGGCTGCTCTCCTGGATTCGCGAAAATGTCCAGCTCCACTACACAGATGAGCAATTCTATCCGGGATTGGGGGGTATCCTACAGATCGAACAGACCATCTTGAGTCAGAAGCAGCCGGAAGAGAAGTGTGAGAAGGAAGAGGAGGAGAAGCGTGCGAAGGAGGAAGAGGAGAAGTGTGAGAAGGCAGACAATGCAGAAAGGACCGAGTACACAGAAAAGACAGAGGAGGAGAAGTGTGAGACAGAGGAGCCGGAGATGAACGAGGAGGAGATTGATTCCGCGCCCAGGGAGGACACTCGCAAGCTGAGTCGCTCTGCCAACCACTGGAAGATTGAGGAAAAGCATCCGAAAAAGGAGCACCACGACCAAATGACCAAAACTCTCGAGGGCGAGGAACCGACATCGGAAGTGGAGCAGTGCCGGGAGTGCGACAATGACGACACCTTGATCTGGTGCATTGCCGCCTTCTTGGcgctcctgctgctcctcATCCTGCTCATCATTTGCTGCTGCATGCGAAAGGGCAGAAAGAAGAAGCCTGTGGACGAGGAGGCGGGTCACGAGAagcccaaaaagaaaaaagaggaGCATCCTGAGGAAAAGCCTCGCGACGAACCTCACGAGAAGGAAAAGACACGAAAGGACAGAGCCTACTACTCCGGATCCAGTCGCTTTAGTGGGAAATCGCAATCACAGGATC CAAATGGATCCCGGACCTCCAGCTCCTCGATAGCCTGCCAGTTTAACCGCAAGTGCATGCCCCTATCCTTCCATTCAAAGGGCGACCACAACAATGCTGAGAAGCACAAGGAAAAAAGAAGGAAGCGAGATGCCATGACGAAAGTGCTCCCATCGTTTGTGTCCACAGACTCCTCGCCGCGCAGCATGCTGCGATCTCCGCCAGGGCCGTTGCCTATGCGATCTCCCTCGATGTCAGCCCATTCGGAATACCCGCCCAACACCGATAGCGATGACGTGTCCAGGGAGAGGGAGAGAAAAATGGACAGGGTCTATGGCGTGGACTCTAGACAGCTGAGGCGGAAACAACTCCAAAAGGGCAGGAGAGAG ACGACTGGAAGCTCTGAAGACAAGAAGGACAGTTCACCGGAGAGGCGGAGGCCCAGCCGGGTGAAAATAG AGACAGACGAGTCTACCGAAGATCGTAATCTGGTTAGAAAACTGAGTCGGGAAAAAGCCAAGCCCAAGGAGTCCAAGACCAGACTGAAGGGCGGCGCCGAT TCTGTTAAGGAATCACCAAGTTGGGAAACTACGTTCGAGGACAGTTAG